A region of Myxococcus stipitatus DSM 14675 DNA encodes the following proteins:
- the tuf gene encoding elongation factor Tu, translating to MAKEKFERNKPHVNIGTIGHVDHGKTSLTAAITKVLAKTGGATFLAYDQIDKAPEERERGITISTAHVEYQTANRHYAHVDCPGHADYVKNMITGAAQMDGAILVVSAADGPMPQTREHILLARQVGVPYIVVFLNKVDLLDDPELRELVEMEVRDLLKKYEFPGDTIPIIPGSAVKALEGDASDIGEPAILKLMAAVDSYIPTPQRATDKPFLMPVEDVFSIAGRGTVATGRVERGKVKVGEEVEVVGLRPTQKTVVTGVEMFRKLLDEGMAGDNIGALVRGLKREDMERGQVIAKPGSITPHTKFKAQIYVLSKEEGGRHTPFFKGYRPQFYFRTTDVTGTVKLPENVEMVMPGDNIAIEVELITPVAMEKELRFAVREGGRTVGAGVVAEVVE from the coding sequence ATGGCCAAGGAGAAGTTCGAGCGTAACAAGCCCCACGTGAACATCGGCACGATCGGACACGTGGACCACGGCAAGACGTCGCTGACGGCGGCCATCACGAAGGTGCTGGCGAAGACGGGCGGCGCCACGTTCCTGGCGTACGACCAGATCGACAAGGCGCCGGAAGAGCGCGAGCGCGGCATCACGATTTCGACGGCGCACGTGGAGTACCAGACGGCGAACCGTCACTACGCGCATGTCGACTGTCCGGGCCACGCCGACTACGTGAAGAACATGATCACGGGCGCTGCGCAGATGGACGGCGCGATTCTCGTGGTGTCGGCGGCGGACGGCCCGATGCCGCAGACGCGTGAGCACATCCTGCTGGCGCGCCAGGTCGGCGTTCCGTACATCGTGGTCTTCCTGAACAAGGTGGACCTGCTGGACGACCCCGAGCTGCGCGAGCTCGTGGAGATGGAGGTCCGGGACCTGCTGAAGAAGTACGAGTTCCCTGGCGACACCATCCCCATCATCCCCGGGTCCGCCGTGAAGGCGCTCGAGGGTGACGCGAGCGACATCGGCGAGCCGGCCATCCTGAAGCTGATGGCGGCGGTGGACAGCTACATCCCGACCCCGCAACGCGCGACGGACAAGCCCTTCCTGATGCCGGTGGAGGACGTGTTCTCCATCGCCGGCCGTGGAACGGTGGCGACGGGTCGCGTGGAGCGTGGCAAGGTGAAGGTCGGCGAGGAAGTTGAAGTCGTCGGTCTGCGTCCGACGCAGAAGACGGTCGTGACGGGCGTGGAGATGTTCCGCAAGCTGCTGGACGAGGGCATGGCGGGCGACAACATCGGCGCGCTGGTCCGCGGCCTGAAGCGCGAGGACATGGAGCGTGGCCAGGTGATTGCGAAGCCGGGCTCCATCACGCCGCACACCAAGTTCAAGGCGCAGATCTACGTGCTTTCGAAGGAAGAGGGTGGTCGTCACACCCCGTTCTTCAAGGGTTACCGCCCGCAGTTCTACTTCCGCACGACGGACGTGACGGGAACGGTGAAGCTGCCGGAGAACGTGGAGATGGTGATGCCGGGCGACAACATTGCCATCGAGGTGGAGCTGATCACCCCTGTGGCGATGGAGAAGGAGCTGCGCTTCGCTGTTCGCGAGGGTGGCCGCACCGTGGGCGCCGGCGTCGTTGCCGAGGTCGTCGAGTAA
- the rpmG gene encoding 50S ribosomal protein L33, which produces MPKGNRSIISLECTVCKERNYTTTKNKRKSQDKLELSKFCSRCRKHTDHKEGKV; this is translated from the coding sequence ATGCCGAAGGGCAATCGTTCCATCATTTCGCTCGAGTGCACGGTGTGCAAGGAGCGGAACTACACGACCACGAAGAACAAGCGGAAGAGCCAGGACAAGCTCGAGTTGAGCAAGTTCTGCTCGCGGTGCCGCAAGCACACGGACCACAAGGAAGGTAAGGTCTAG
- the secE gene encoding preprotein translocase subunit SecE → MATASEASQQANRSAMDPKRLVVIFYLLAAIVLALFLERVFGMLWASFGWPDGVLIEGSDWKVSTLVGYVSAVGLALLGYFHPKTHTLSLEVASELMKVSWPTWPETRTSTMAVVVASLVAAVLLFCIDSAAYKLMVDWLPALWGKL, encoded by the coding sequence ATGGCGACGGCATCAGAGGCCAGCCAGCAGGCTAACCGCTCGGCGATGGATCCGAAGCGGCTCGTTGTCATCTTCTACCTCCTCGCCGCCATTGTCCTGGCGCTGTTCCTGGAGCGCGTCTTCGGGATGCTCTGGGCCAGCTTCGGATGGCCGGACGGCGTCCTCATCGAGGGCTCGGACTGGAAGGTCTCCACCCTGGTGGGCTACGTGTCCGCGGTGGGGCTTGCGCTGTTGGGCTACTTCCATCCGAAGACGCACACGCTCTCCCTGGAAGTGGCCTCCGAGCTGATGAAGGTGTCCTGGCCTACCTGGCCGGAGACCCGGACGTCGACCATGGCCGTGGTCGTCGCCTCGCTCGTCGCCGCGGTGCTCCTCTTCTGCATTGACTCCGCCGCGTACAAATTGATGGTGGATTGGCTGCCCGCTCTGTGGGGGAAGCTGTAA
- the nusG gene encoding transcription termination/antitermination protein NusG: MAMKWYVVHTYSNFENQAKKSLEEKVRLEGLQDQFGEILIPMEQVVEMVKGEKKTSRRKFFPGYIFVQMELNDRTLHLVKNTPKITGFPGTVQNQNPLPISDQEVARLTSQISEGTLKPKPKVQFDDGDTVRVIDGPFANFNGTVEEVNAEKGRVKVLVSIFGRATPVELDFMQVEKTTG; this comes from the coding sequence ATGGCGATGAAATGGTACGTGGTCCACACCTACTCGAACTTCGAGAACCAGGCGAAGAAGAGCCTGGAGGAGAAGGTTCGCCTCGAGGGGCTGCAGGACCAGTTCGGTGAGATCCTCATCCCCATGGAGCAGGTCGTGGAGATGGTGAAGGGCGAGAAGAAGACGTCTCGCCGCAAGTTCTTCCCGGGCTACATCTTCGTGCAGATGGAGCTGAATGACCGGACGCTCCACCTGGTGAAGAACACGCCGAAGATCACCGGGTTCCCTGGGACGGTGCAGAACCAGAACCCGCTGCCCATCTCCGACCAGGAAGTGGCTCGGCTCACGTCGCAGATCTCCGAGGGCACGCTCAAGCCGAAGCCCAAGGTGCAGTTCGACGACGGCGACACGGTGCGCGTCATTGACGGGCCCTTCGCCAACTTCAACGGCACGGTGGAGGAGGTCAACGCGGAGAAGGGTCGCGTGAAGGTGCTCGTGAGCATCTTCGGTCGCGCGACCCCCGTGGAACTCGACTTCATGCAGGTGGAGAAGACCACCGGCTAG
- the rplK gene encoding 50S ribosomal protein L11 translates to MKKVTGQVKLQIPAGKANPAPPIGPALGQQGVNIMEFCKQFNAKTQAEAKEGLIIPVIITVYQDRSFTFILKTPPAAVLIKKAAGLHTEKKKGSGAKKPGKEKVGQITRAQLEEIAKKKIQDTTAASLEACMNTIAGTARSMGIDVVG, encoded by the coding sequence ATGAAGAAGGTCACAGGACAGGTCAAGCTGCAGATTCCCGCCGGCAAGGCGAACCCCGCTCCGCCGATCGGCCCCGCGCTCGGTCAGCAGGGCGTGAACATCATGGAGTTCTGCAAGCAGTTCAACGCGAAGACCCAGGCGGAGGCGAAGGAGGGGCTGATCATCCCGGTGATCATCACCGTCTATCAGGACCGCTCCTTCACGTTCATCCTCAAGACGCCTCCGGCGGCCGTCCTCATCAAGAAGGCGGCGGGCCTGCACACCGAGAAGAAGAAGGGCTCGGGCGCGAAGAAGCCTGGCAAGGAGAAGGTGGGGCAGATCACCCGGGCGCAGCTCGAGGAGATCGCCAAGAAGAAGATTCAGGACACCACCGCCGCGTCGCTTGAAGCCTGCATGAACACCATTGCTGGCACCGCGCGCTCCATGGGCATCGACGTCGTCGGCTAA
- the rplA gene encoding 50S ribosomal protein L1 translates to MAQNGKKFRAAAAMVDREKRYSVAEGFQLLKKTVDARASKYDQTVDVAINLGVDPKHADQMVRGAVVLPNGTGATVRVAVFAKGERATEATNAGADVVGAEDLQKRIEEGFLDFDTVIATPDMMGVVGRLGKVLGPRGLMPNPKVGTVTMDVAKAIRDAKGGKVDFRVEKAGIVHAKMGKASFAADKLEGNFNALVDLVMKLKPATAKGVYLKGIAISTTMGPGIKIDTQEILARHR, encoded by the coding sequence ATGGCTCAGAATGGGAAGAAGTTCCGTGCGGCTGCCGCGATGGTGGACCGCGAGAAGCGCTACTCGGTTGCCGAGGGCTTTCAGCTTCTGAAGAAGACGGTGGATGCGCGCGCGTCGAAGTATGACCAGACGGTCGACGTCGCCATCAACCTGGGTGTGGACCCCAAGCACGCGGACCAGATGGTCCGTGGCGCCGTGGTTCTCCCCAACGGTACGGGCGCCACCGTGCGCGTGGCCGTGTTCGCGAAGGGCGAGCGCGCCACCGAGGCCACCAACGCCGGCGCCGACGTCGTGGGTGCCGAGGACCTCCAGAAGCGCATCGAGGAGGGCTTCCTCGACTTCGACACCGTCATCGCCACCCCGGACATGATGGGTGTCGTGGGTCGCCTCGGTAAGGTGCTCGGTCCCCGCGGCCTCATGCCGAACCCGAAGGTCGGCACGGTGACCATGGACGTGGCCAAGGCCATCCGCGACGCGAAGGGCGGTAAGGTCGACTTCCGCGTGGAGAAGGCCGGCATCGTTCACGCGAAGATGGGCAAGGCGTCGTTCGCGGCGGACAAGCTCGAGGGCAACTTCAACGCGCTGGTGGACCTGGTGATGAAGCTCAAGCCGGCCACCGCCAAGGGCGTGTATCTGAAGGGGATTGCCATCTCGACGACGATGGGCCCGGGTATCAAGATCGATACCCAGGAGATTCTGGCCCGTCACCGGTAG
- the rplJ gene encoding 50S ribosomal protein L10: MLKSEKEEMIKELHEKFSRTKSAVVAEFSKVDVETVTKLRKKFREGGVEYKVIKNTLARRAAQGTDVAVIADDFTGPVALCLSYGDVVAPAKILTEFTKDLEDKIKIRSAVVDGRKVDVNGVKQLAKLPGLNELRAQLLGMLNQPAGKLVRTIAAPGSQLARVIQAHADKSQG, translated from the coding sequence GTGCTGAAGAGCGAGAAGGAGGAGATGATCAAGGAACTCCACGAGAAGTTCTCGCGGACCAAGTCGGCTGTTGTCGCTGAGTTCTCCAAGGTGGATGTGGAGACGGTGACGAAGCTCCGCAAGAAGTTCCGTGAGGGCGGCGTCGAGTACAAGGTCATCAAGAACACGCTGGCGCGCCGTGCCGCGCAGGGCACGGACGTGGCTGTCATCGCTGATGACTTCACGGGTCCGGTGGCTCTGTGCCTGAGCTACGGCGACGTGGTGGCCCCGGCGAAGATCCTGACCGAGTTCACGAAGGACCTCGAGGACAAGATCAAGATCCGCAGCGCCGTGGTCGACGGCCGCAAGGTCGACGTCAACGGTGTCAAGCAGCTGGCGAAGCTGCCGGGTCTCAACGAGCTCCGGGCGCAGCTGCTCGGGATGCTCAACCAGCCTGCTGGCAAGCTGGTTCGGACGATTGCAGCTCCGGGTTCCCAGCTCGCGCGGGTCATCCAGGCCCACGCGGACAAGTCGCAGGGTTAG
- the rplL gene encoding 50S ribosomal protein L7/L12 — translation MADLNAIVEQLSGLTIIEAANLVKALEEKWGVSAAAVAVAAPAGGAAPAAAVEEKTEFTVVLSNAGANKINVIKEIRAITGLGLKEAKDLVEGAPKTVKEGVNKDDAKKIKDQLVAAGATVDIK, via the coding sequence ATGGCTGACCTGAATGCAATCGTTGAGCAGCTCTCCGGCCTGACCATCATCGAGGCCGCCAACCTGGTGAAGGCCCTCGAGGAGAAGTGGGGCGTCTCCGCCGCCGCCGTCGCCGTCGCCGCTCCTGCGGGTGGCGCTGCGCCTGCTGCGGCCGTTGAGGAGAAGACGGAGTTCACGGTGGTGCTGTCGAACGCCGGCGCCAACAAGATCAACGTCATCAAGGAGATCCGCGCCATCACCGGCCTGGGCCTGAAGGAGGCCAAGGACCTGGTCGAGGGCGCGCCCAAGACGGTCAAGGAGGGCGTCAACAAGGACGACGCCAAGAAGATCAAGGACCAGCTCGTTGCCGCTGGCGCCACCGTCGACATCAAGTAA